The Solibacillus sp. FSL R7-0668 genome includes the window TTAGGGAAGGCTGTACAATATACGTCAGCAACAACAGGAAAATTGCTAAATGCGGTCATTGAATCCATCGTTCATAAAAAGAGTGGAGACATCGAGTATATTTTAAATGATGGGTCTCGTCTAACAAAGGATCAATTTACAGTAGTTGAAGATTCTAAGGAAGAAGCAGCTGAGGATAAAAGTTCTTCTGAATCGGAAACTGTAACTAAATAAGAGGTGATCGAGATGAATCGCGTTCGTATTCAACAAATACCGTATCATCCACCTATCCAACCGACTGTTAAGCAACAGATTAATGCAACGACGAAGCAATCGTTTATTGAGCATTTAAAGCAAGCAGCGGAGCAACAATTAAAAATTAGTAAGCATGCTACAGAGCGTTTGAATGAACGGAATATTGCCATTTCAGAAGATGAATGGCAGCAAATTACTGATAGAGTATTTGAGGCAAAAGAAAAAGGTGTAAATCAACCGTTAGTTATTTTAGAGCAAGCGGCACTTGTTGTTAGCGCAAAAAATGCAACAGTTATTACGGCATTAGATCGAATTGAAGCAAGAGAGCAATTGTTCACAAATATTGACGGTACGATTATTTTATAGGCAGGACCTTCAGAAGTAAGGATGCCTAATGCTGTGGACTGATTGAAGCAGCAACGAAAAATGACAAACCAATATCAAATTGAAAATTGAAGGGAGAACGACATTTTATGTTACGTTCAATGTATTCAGGGATTTCAGGTATGAAAAATTTCCAAACAAAATTGGATGTTATCGGTAATAATATTGCCAATGTTAATACGTATGGTTTCAAGAAAGAGCGTACAGTTTTTAAAGATTTAATTTCACAAACACAATCAGGGGCATCTGGTCCTTCCGCTACTCGTGGTGGTGTCAACGCTATTCAAGTAGGCTTAGGTTCACAATTGGCAGCAATCGATACAATTCATACTTCTGGTTCAATGCAATCTACTGGTCGTACACTTGATTTGGGGATTTCTGGAGAGGGGTTCTTTATGGTAGCAGATTCAATTGAGGCTCCAGATGAGACAGGTGTTATCCAAAATCCAGAGTTTGGTCCTATATCTTATACACGTGCAGGAAATTTTTATATGGATAAAAATGGATATTTGGTTAATGGAGATGGTAAATACTTAGTAGGTTATGCCAATAGTGAAATTGGTACTTATGATGCGTTAGACCCTGAAAACCCAATCCCATCAAATTTTGATGATGAAAAAGCACTAGTAGATGCAGGGGAATCATTAATTGATCCAACTACAGGCGGATTAATTGACGGCACAGCAGCAGGAGCAGGAGGAGGTACAGGTACAGGTACACCAACACCTGGTCCGATTCGTGTTCCGGTAACTGCACAATCAATGAGTATATCTAAAGATGGTACAATTTCGTTTGTAGATTCTGCAGGTAAATTACAATATGCAGGGACACTAGTATTAGCTAAATTTGCAAATGCTAGTGGTTTGGAAAAAACAGGTTCTAACTATTTCCTACCTACACAAAACTCTGGTGATGCATATGTACAATTAGGTACTCAAGACGGTATTGGCTCAGTAAACTCAGGCTTTGTCGAAATGTCCAACGTTGACCTTTCTGAAGAGTTCACAGAGATGATCGTTGCGCAGCGTGGTTTCCAAGCAAACTCACGTATTATCACAACATCAGATGAGATATTACAAGAGCTTGTAAACTTAAAACGATAATCTTTTAATATCATATTAAATTCATTGTAAAGGGGGGTCGGGCCGGCTCTCGTGGAAGGTCCGGCCCTATTTCAATGATAGAAGTAACAAAGCTAAATGGTAAGGCATTTACTTTAAACGCTCTATACATAGAAACAGTCGAAGCTTTTCCTGATACAACGATTACGCTAACGACTGGGCGTAAATTCATTGTTTTAGAAACTGAGAAACAGGTGCGACAAAAGGTGAAAGCCTTTTATCAACATATACAAATTTTATCAAACCCGCATCTAAGAGGTGAAGAAGATGAAGAACAATAAATTATTAACAATTATGCTCATTATGCTAGTGACGATTACGTTAATCGGTGTTATCGTGGTAGTGTTATTAACACAGCTCGATAAAGGAGAAGCCAAAGGACCAACGATTGATGAACTTGTTGAATCTAAGGTAGACATCCCAGAAATCACAACAAATTTAGCGGATGGAAGCTTTGTGCGACTTACATTAACACTTCAAGCATCCGATAAAGAAGCTGGTGAAGAGTTATTAAAACGTGAGTACCAAGTAAAAGATATCCTAATCCAAGAGCTCTCTGAAATGGAAGAGGAAGGATTAAAAGGAAAACAGGGTAAAGTTGCATTCCAAAATACGATTAAATCTCAAATCAATGAGCTAATGCAATCCGGTGAAGTAACACAGGTATACTTTACTTCTTATGTACTTCAATAACTGAGTCAATTACAATTGGAATCATCATGAAATGGAGGTGGGCAAATGGCAGGAGATATAATGTCACAGTCTGAGATTGATGCGCTTTTATCGGCCATCTCAACTGGCGAAATGTCAGCATCAGACATGAAGAAGGACGAAGAAACCCGAAAAGTAAAAGTGTATGACTTTAAACGTGCGCTTCGTTTTTCGAAAGACCAAATCCGAAGTTTGACCCGAATACACGAAAACTTTGCTCGCCTGTTAACAACATTCTTCTCGGCACAGCTAAGAAGCTATGTTCAAATTACAGTAGCATCAGTTGACCAAATTCCTTTTGAGGAGTTTGTTCGTTCCATTCCGAATATGACATTAATTAACGTATTCGAAGTACCGCCACTCGATGGTAATATTTTAATGGAAATCAACCCGAATATCGCCTACTCCATGCTAGACCGAATAATGGGGGGGACTGGTGCAAGCCATAGCAATGTCGATAATTTAACTGAAATTGAAACGAAAATTATGACGAATTTATTCGAGCGTTCTTTCGACAATTTACGAGAAGCTTGGGAAAATATTGCAGAAATTGATCCGATGCTTGTAGAATTAGAGGTAAATCCCCAATTCTTACAAATGATATCGCCGAATGAAACTGTAGTTGTGATATCATTAAACACGATTATTGGTGAAACAACAGGGATGATTAATATTTGTATTCCTCATGTTGTCCTTGAGCCAATCGTGCCTAACTTATCTGTTCGTTACTGGATGCAGACCAATACAAAAGAGATGTCTCCAGAACAAACGAAAATGCTTGAAACACGCGTAAAGCAAGCAAAATTACCAGTTATTGCAGAATTAGGAACAACGGATATTACGATTGAAGATTTCTTAATGATGGCAACAGGTGATGTCATTCAATTAGAGCAAAAAATTGAAAATCCATTAACATTAAAAGTGGGGAACTTACCAAAGTTCACCGTACAGCCAGGTAAATTAAATAAAAAAATGGCTGTTCAAATTATCGACCCTTTGAAAGGAGGAGACGAAGATGAGTGATGAAATGCTCTCCCAAGAAGAAATTGAGGCGCTATTAAGGGGCGAGACATTAGAGGATGTTCCTGCTGCGAGCCAAAGTTTAGAAACAGAAGAAATTAAAGTTGAAGATCATTTAAGTCCAATTGAAATTGATGCATTAGGTGAGGTTGGAAATATATCTTTCGGTAGTTCAGCTACTGCACTTTCGTCTTTATTAGGGCAAAAAGTTGATATTACAACACCAAGTATTTCAATGATTAATCGCAATCGTTTAGAACAAGAATTCCCGCATCCATATGTGGCCATTCAAGTGGAATATACAATTGGTTTATCGGGTATGAATTTACTCGTAATTAA containing:
- a CDS encoding TIGR02530 family flagellar biosynthesis protein, which translates into the protein MNRVRIQQIPYHPPIQPTVKQQINATTKQSFIEHLKQAAEQQLKISKHATERLNERNIAISEDEWQQITDRVFEAKEKGVNQPLVILEQAALVVSAKNATVITALDRIEAREQLFTNIDGTIIL
- a CDS encoding flagellar hook-basal body complex protein, giving the protein MLRSMYSGISGMKNFQTKLDVIGNNIANVNTYGFKKERTVFKDLISQTQSGASGPSATRGGVNAIQVGLGSQLAAIDTIHTSGSMQSTGRTLDLGISGEGFFMVADSIEAPDETGVIQNPEFGPISYTRAGNFYMDKNGYLVNGDGKYLVGYANSEIGTYDALDPENPIPSNFDDEKALVDAGESLIDPTTGGLIDGTAAGAGGGTGTGTPTPGPIRVPVTAQSMSISKDGTISFVDSAGKLQYAGTLVLAKFANASGLEKTGSNYFLPTQNSGDAYVQLGTQDGIGSVNSGFVEMSNVDLSEEFTEMIVAQRGFQANSRIITTSDEILQELVNLKR
- a CDS encoding flagellar FlbD family protein, whose protein sequence is MIEVTKLNGKAFTLNALYIETVEAFPDTTITLTTGRKFIVLETEKQVRQKVKAFYQHIQILSNPHLRGEEDEEQ
- the fliL gene encoding flagellar basal body-associated protein FliL, encoding MKNNKLLTIMLIMLVTITLIGVIVVVLLTQLDKGEAKGPTIDELVESKVDIPEITTNLADGSFVRLTLTLQASDKEAGEELLKREYQVKDILIQELSEMEEEGLKGKQGKVAFQNTIKSQINELMQSGEVTQVYFTSYVLQ
- the fliM gene encoding flagellar motor switch protein FliM — translated: MAGDIMSQSEIDALLSAISTGEMSASDMKKDEETRKVKVYDFKRALRFSKDQIRSLTRIHENFARLLTTFFSAQLRSYVQITVASVDQIPFEEFVRSIPNMTLINVFEVPPLDGNILMEINPNIAYSMLDRIMGGTGASHSNVDNLTEIETKIMTNLFERSFDNLREAWENIAEIDPMLVELEVNPQFLQMISPNETVVVISLNTIIGETTGMINICIPHVVLEPIVPNLSVRYWMQTNTKEMSPEQTKMLETRVKQAKLPVIAELGTTDITIEDFLMMATGDVIQLEQKIENPLTLKVGNLPKFTVQPGKLNKKMAVQIIDPLKGGDEDE